One part of the Algibacter sp. L1A34 genome encodes these proteins:
- a CDS encoding PDZ domain-containing protein — translation MKKLSVIIVFFVLLASCSSATDIIEIYVSQNEVANADGSKEAPFLNIPEAIKKAIEIKSTNADAEVVVNILPGQYHLSEAIKIPASLSGLTIKGTNASEVSIKGSQVLEAKWKTFTNNVFVTDVPVGLDFDQFLVNGKPQILARYPNYDESAQYWQGYAADAISKERVATWANPEGAIFNALHNGRWGGFHFEITGVNDDGTPILSGGQQNNRGSKPHEEYRMVENVFEELDSAGEWFLDKKRNKLYYWPESISAINDLNLEVSVLKDLIQVVGTLENPVKNVTISGIKFENTTRTFMEDFEPLLRSDWTIYRGAVVFFEGTENCKVEHSEFTNLGGNVIMASKYNKGLEIKDNYIHDCGASAVSFVGDVSAVRSPALTYREFVPVVEMDTVSGPKGELYPRECLVENNLIHRIGRVEKQTAGVQISMAMDITVRHNSIYDVPRAGINIGDGTWGGHILEFNDVFNTVLETSDHGSFNSWGRDRFWHPNRRIMDSLTTANPDMPKWDAIKTTIIRNNRFRCDHGWDIDLDDGSSNYHIYNNLLLNNGLKLREGFNRVAENNIMVNNSLHPHVWFAKSEDVFKHNIVQKGYQDVRLSGWGKEMDYNFFPNEESMLKSQIYDRDLHSAFGDPLFKDPSSLDFSVAENSPALKIGFKNFPMDQFGVQNAELKKIAKTPEIPVMRDASEENKKGAFVLAWLRNELKSVESEQEQSAYGLNTPEGVILLKVWSGSPAVKNNGLKKGDVILEAAGKKVKTVKDFFQINVENKTDKLDLVIMRNQSEQKITINTK, via the coding sequence ATGAAAAAACTAAGTGTAATTATTGTGTTTTTTGTGTTATTGGCGTCCTGTTCTTCAGCAACAGACATTATAGAAATTTATGTTTCTCAAAATGAAGTAGCAAATGCAGACGGAAGTAAAGAAGCGCCTTTTTTAAATATTCCTGAAGCTATAAAAAAAGCGATTGAAATAAAATCGACCAATGCGGACGCTGAGGTTGTTGTCAATATTTTACCAGGGCAATATCATTTATCCGAAGCTATAAAAATACCAGCATCGTTAAGTGGTTTAACTATAAAAGGAACTAATGCTTCGGAAGTTAGTATAAAAGGATCTCAGGTTTTAGAGGCTAAATGGAAAACTTTTACCAATAATGTTTTTGTAACCGACGTTCCTGTAGGTTTAGATTTCGATCAGTTTTTAGTAAACGGAAAACCACAAATTTTAGCACGCTATCCAAATTATGATGAGAGTGCTCAATATTGGCAAGGTTATGCTGCCGATGCTATTTCTAAAGAGCGCGTTGCAACTTGGGCAAATCCTGAAGGCGCAATTTTTAATGCATTACACAACGGAAGATGGGGCGGTTTTCATTTTGAAATAACAGGAGTTAATGATGATGGAACTCCTATTTTAAGTGGAGGACAACAAAATAATAGAGGTTCAAAACCGCATGAAGAATACCGTATGGTAGAAAATGTGTTTGAAGAGCTTGATAGTGCAGGCGAGTGGTTTTTAGATAAAAAAAGAAACAAATTATATTATTGGCCAGAAAGTATAAGTGCTATTAATGATTTAAACCTTGAAGTTTCAGTATTAAAAGATTTAATACAAGTGGTTGGAACTTTAGAAAATCCTGTAAAAAACGTAACTATATCAGGCATTAAATTCGAAAATACTACACGTACATTTATGGAAGATTTCGAGCCGTTATTGCGTAGTGATTGGACTATTTATCGTGGAGCTGTTGTCTTCTTTGAAGGTACAGAAAATTGTAAAGTTGAACATAGTGAATTCACCAATTTGGGTGGAAACGTTATTATGGCTAGTAAATACAATAAAGGGTTAGAAATTAAAGATAATTATATTCACGATTGTGGGGCAAGTGCTGTTTCATTTGTTGGAGATGTGTCGGCTGTAAGATCTCCAGCTTTAACTTATAGAGAGTTTGTTCCAGTAGTAGAAATGGATACGGTTTCGGGACCAAAAGGCGAATTGTATCCTCGAGAATGTTTGGTTGAAAATAATTTAATTCACCGTATTGGTCGTGTTGAAAAGCAAACGGCAGGTGTTCAAATTTCAATGGCGATGGATATTACGGTTCGACATAATAGTATTTACGATGTACCGAGAGCAGGTATTAATATTGGAGATGGTACTTGGGGCGGACATATTTTAGAATTTAATGATGTATTTAATACCGTTTTAGAAACTAGTGATCATGGTTCGTTTAATTCTTGGGGAAGAGATCGTTTTTGGCATCCAAACCGTCGTATTATGGATAGCCTAACTACGGCAAATCCAGATATGCCAAAATGGGATGCGATAAAAACAACCATTATTAGAAATAACCGTTTTCGTTGCGATCATGGTTGGGATATCGATTTAGACGATGGTTCATCGAACTATCATATTTATAATAATTTATTATTAAATAACGGATTAAAACTGCGTGAAGGTTTTAATCGTGTTGCCGAAAATAATATTATGGTAAATAATTCTTTACATCCACATGTTTGGTTTGCTAAAAGTGAAGATGTTTTTAAACACAATATCGTTCAGAAAGGCTATCAAGATGTACGATTATCTGGTTGGGGAAAAGAGATGGATTACAACTTTTTTCCGAATGAAGAATCGATGTTGAAATCTCAAATTTACGATAGAGATTTACATAGTGCCTTTGGTGATCCGTTATTTAAAGATCCTTCATCATTAGATTTTTCGGTGGCTGAAAATTCTCCTGCATTAAAAATAGGTTTCAAAAACTTTCCAATGGATCAATTTGGAGTTCAGAATGCTGAGTTGAAGAAAATAGCTAAAACACCAGAAATCCCCGTAATGAGAGATGCTTCCGAAGAAAATAAAAAAGGAGCTTTTGTTTTGGCTTGGTTGCGTAACGAATTGAAAAGTGTAGAATCTGAACAAGAACAATCGGCTTACGGATTAAATACTCCAGAAGGTGTTATTCTTTTAAAAGTTTGGTCGGGTAGCCCTGCTGTTAAAAATAACGGACTTAAAAAAGGCGATGTGATTCTTGAGGCTGCTGGTAAGAAAGTAAAAACGGTAAAAGATTTTTTTCAAATTAATGTTGAAAATA
- a CDS encoding alpha/beta hydrolase: protein MENRKILGSMFKKIIFTVLGLLVFVSSYGQEKWEPVSKDVIYKVVNNDSLMLRVYFPEKFKKRKKYPTIVFFFGGGWNSGSISQFEDQSKYFSSRGMVTVVVDYRIKNRNKTSPFEAVKDAKSAMRYLKIHAKDFGIDTNKMVASGGSAGGHLAAATTLLPGLNESTDDISVSPKASALILFNPVIDNGEGDYGYERIGDRYMEISPMHNITKGAPPTIFFLGDNDKHIPVATGKEYKSRMEAVGSRCDLFIYEGQEHGFFNKSKNKGKYYYETVYEADLFLQSLGYLKGKATITKTKI from the coding sequence ATGGAAAATAGAAAAATATTAGGCAGTATGTTTAAAAAAATAATATTTACAGTATTAGGTTTACTTGTTTTTGTATCATCTTATGGTCAAGAAAAGTGGGAGCCAGTATCTAAAGATGTTATCTATAAAGTGGTTAATAACGACTCATTAATGCTTCGTGTTTATTTTCCCGAAAAATTTAAAAAAAGAAAAAAATACCCGACCATAGTTTTCTTCTTTGGAGGCGGATGGAATAGTGGATCTATTAGTCAGTTTGAAGATCAATCTAAATATTTTTCATCTCGAGGTATGGTTACCGTTGTTGTAGATTATCGTATAAAAAACCGTAATAAAACATCGCCTTTTGAAGCTGTAAAAGATGCGAAGTCGGCTATGCGTTATTTAAAAATTCATGCCAAAGACTTCGGAATTGATACAAATAAAATGGTTGCTTCTGGAGGGTCTGCAGGAGGACATTTAGCGGCTGCAACAACATTGCTTCCTGGTTTAAACGAATCTACAGATGATATTTCGGTAAGTCCAAAAGCGAGTGCGTTAATCTTGTTTAACCCCGTAATAGATAATGGCGAAGGCGATTATGGATACGAACGTATTGGCGATCGTTATATGGAAATTTCACCAATGCATAATATTACAAAAGGCGCACCACCAACTATTTTCTTTTTAGGAGATAATGATAAACACATACCGGTGGCTACAGGAAAGGAATATAAGTCTAGAATGGAAGCGGTAGGAAGTCGATGCGACCTTTTTATATATGAAGGGCAAGAGCATGGTTTTTTTAATAAGTCTAAAAACAAAGGTAAATACTATTATGAAACCGTTTATGAAGCCGATTTGTTTTTACAGTCTCTAGGGTATTTAAAAGGAAAAGCAACTATAACCAAAACTAAAATCTAA
- a CDS encoding heparinase II/III family protein, with amino-acid sequence MIKGAVKNYISICLLMVSLSVLGQSVKHPRIYTNNESKDAFLKTLEEVSWKKDLVEKKKKNLEKYLEYVEKDPSWLVSRLQMNWKTKHDKVYLNAGDFSHSEGSAPVATVRYSGTRDWATDYNRPKLEDVIPYLDDPKGLYLENKKTKKMEWIHPSKAGFAIEKVNEQIMALAEDAAFLYWLTNDKKYADFAAPVFLTYMDGMFYRDAPIDLKKTIQQKISGLATFEVIHEGIVVSLVTVYDFMYNYFEANETNLDHSVAVFQKWGDQIIKNGIPDNNWNLFQARFLTYIGLVLESDSTYKNGKGREYYLDHTFETSTDRQLAIKESLLVYDHKNGIWPESPSYSVHVITTLLRIFTLLDNSTNKDEFLNYPIVEKAALASFQYLFPNGYTIGFGDANHKILPPENFELLISNYQKYDKTEKEVLISGILSKMISDDLYTRKASDFFQLFFYADELKLNKNEVSPSIKNLTSPTFYASNVSMFNQRMGDKDNAVMVSTVGSYGNHAHANGISMELFANNYALGPDMGKGPSYWHPTHREFNSRFPAHNTVIVDGKSDYSAMRSFNPYQLENSYPKTGETPSFDKITFSKVAFLEPATVSDQQRFTAIIKSNTAKNYIIDVFRSKKQEAGPQKHEYIYHNLGQSLEITDSKNTVLKLDKTSDLSSKKGDLKGYNYFTDKFKAQTSGAVQAVFTLKTENNPDNLMKLWVKGSESQTIYKVNSPASNAISKGTAPLEILKKPTPTLILKRNAAAWQNPFAVVFNPYFEGGENPITNVSYKSFEKYPSTQVIDVLLSDKITSDHIVVNASDVDIAKNENFYQKGLLSIKRQALENETLDFLFLSGMYKYENDGWDIVSSGNPFTFSIEKIKEGFTFETDEAITINMPFIKGDKPAELRLYESGKLVASRKGTTNRNNDAQLVFKIEKGYDKAEIILNGK; translated from the coding sequence ATGATAAAAGGAGCAGTAAAAAATTATATATCGATTTGTTTATTGATGGTGTCGCTTTCCGTTTTAGGACAAAGTGTAAAACATCCAAGAATTTATACCAACAATGAATCTAAAGACGCTTTTCTAAAAACTTTAGAAGAGGTTTCTTGGAAGAAAGATCTAGTTGAAAAGAAAAAGAAAAACCTAGAGAAATATCTTGAATATGTTGAAAAAGATCCAAGTTGGTTAGTTTCACGGCTACAAATGAACTGGAAAACAAAACATGATAAAGTCTATTTGAACGCTGGCGATTTTTCTCATTCCGAAGGTTCTGCTCCAGTTGCAACTGTTAGATATTCGGGAACTCGAGATTGGGCTACAGATTATAATAGACCTAAATTGGAAGATGTAATTCCTTATTTAGACGATCCTAAAGGTTTGTATTTAGAGAATAAGAAAACCAAGAAAATGGAATGGATTCATCCGTCTAAAGCTGGTTTTGCTATAGAGAAAGTGAATGAACAAATTATGGCATTGGCAGAAGATGCTGCATTTTTATATTGGTTAACAAATGATAAAAAATATGCAGATTTTGCTGCACCTGTTTTTTTGACTTATATGGATGGTATGTTTTATCGTGATGCGCCAATCGATTTAAAGAAAACTATTCAACAAAAAATATCTGGTTTAGCCACTTTCGAGGTTATTCATGAAGGAATAGTAGTATCTCTAGTAACGGTTTACGATTTTATGTATAACTATTTTGAAGCTAATGAAACGAATTTAGATCATTCGGTTGCTGTGTTTCAGAAATGGGGAGATCAAATTATAAAAAACGGAATTCCAGATAATAATTGGAATTTATTCCAAGCGCGTTTTTTAACTTATATCGGTTTAGTTTTAGAAAGTGATTCAACTTATAAAAATGGAAAAGGACGCGAATATTATTTAGATCACACTTTCGAAACATCAACGGATAGACAGTTGGCGATAAAGGAATCTTTATTAGTTTACGATCATAAAAATGGTATTTGGCCAGAATCGCCATCGTATTCTGTACACGTAATTACCACGCTCTTACGCATTTTCACACTTTTAGATAACTCAACTAATAAAGACGAGTTTTTAAATTATCCCATAGTTGAAAAGGCTGCTTTGGCATCATTTCAATATTTATTTCCAAATGGATATACTATAGGTTTTGGAGATGCCAATCATAAAATTTTACCACCTGAAAACTTCGAGCTTTTAATTTCTAATTATCAAAAATATGATAAGACAGAGAAAGAAGTATTAATTTCTGGAATTCTTTCTAAAATGATTTCCGATGATTTATATACTCGAAAAGCATCTGATTTCTTTCAACTTTTCTTTTATGCAGATGAATTAAAATTGAATAAAAACGAAGTGTCTCCGAGTATTAAAAACTTAACATCTCCTACATTTTATGCGTCTAATGTGAGTATGTTTAACCAGCGAATGGGTGATAAGGATAATGCTGTAATGGTATCTACAGTTGGGTCTTACGGTAATCATGCACATGCTAATGGTATTTCTATGGAACTTTTTGCAAACAATTATGCATTAGGACCAGATATGGGAAAAGGGCCGAGTTATTGGCATCCAACGCATCGTGAATTCAATTCGAGATTTCCTGCGCATAACACGGTTATTGTCGATGGTAAATCTGATTATAGTGCCATGCGTTCGTTTAATCCATATCAATTAGAAAATAGTTATCCAAAAACGGGAGAAACACCAAGTTTTGATAAAATCACGTTTTCTAAAGTGGCGTTTTTAGAGCCTGCAACGGTTTCCGATCAGCAACGTTTTACCGCTATTATAAAATCGAATACAGCTAAAAATTATATTATCGATGTATTTAGGTCTAAAAAACAAGAAGCCGGACCACAGAAACACGAGTATATTTATCATAATTTAGGACAGTCGTTAGAAATTACAGATTCTAAGAATACCGTTTTAAAACTTGATAAAACTTCAGATTTAAGTTCTAAGAAAGGAGATTTAAAAGGTTATAATTATTTTACCGATAAATTTAAAGCACAAACATCTGGTGCTGTTCAGGCTGTTTTTACATTAAAAACTGAAAATAATCCTGATAATTTAATGAAATTGTGGGTAAAAGGGAGCGAGAGTCAAACAATTTATAAAGTGAATTCACCAGCATCTAATGCAATTTCAAAAGGAACAGCTCCATTAGAAATTCTTAAAAAACCTACGCCAACTTTAATTTTAAAGAGAAATGCTGCCGCTTGGCAAAACCCATTTGCAGTTGTTTTCAATCCATATTTTGAAGGCGGAGAAAATCCTATTACTAATGTTTCGTATAAATCATTCGAAAAATATCCAAGTACGCAGGTTATTGATGTTTTATTAAGTGATAAAATAACTAGCGATCATATTGTAGTTAATGCTTCCGATGTTGATATTGCTAAAAATGAGAACTTTTATCAAAAAGGCTTACTTTCAATAAAAAGGCAGGCATTAGAAAATGAAACGCTCGATTTTTTATTCCTTTCAGGGATGTATAAATATGAAAATGATGGTTGGGATATTGTATCTTCAGGGAATCCTTTTACTTTTTCAATTGAAAAAATAAAAGAAGGGTTTACATTTGAAACAGACGAGGCAATTACAATAAATATGCCTTTTATTAAAGGTGATAAGCCAGCTGAATTAAGACTTTATGAAAGTGGTAAATTGGTTGCTAGCCGAAAAGGAACAACAAACAGAAATAATGATGCCCAGTTAGTCTTTAAAATAGAGAAAGGGTACGATAAAGCTGAAATTATATTGAATGGAAAATAG
- a CDS encoding sulfatase — MKNLTILKLLTVFFLISMVSCKSKENKEVAVVKKELPAKRPNIIFMMSDDHAYQAISAYSNHLIETPNIDRIADEGIKFTNACVSNSICAPSRATILTGKHCHIHGKVDNVFPFDESQVTFPQLMQQAGYKTAMFGKLHFGNNPKGVDEFKILPGQGRYYNPIFDTNDGQITVEGYVTDIIMDMTLDWLEENKNDEQPFMLFSMQKAPHREWLPAPRHFKEYTKKTFVEPETLFDNYEGRGTAAKTAEMNLLTHMNWAGDSKLYPEMMAELGIKDKSGWDLEAFEREVGAMNAEQRAVWDSVYRPMMEDFKKQYPKMNDTELMKWRYQRYMQDYLGCIAAVDENVGRLLDYLEDTGLDENTIIIYTSDQGFYLGEHGWFDKRFVYDESFKTPLLIKWPNVITPGTTNTEMVQNLDFAQTILEAAHIVPPSDMQGESLIPLLLGNDEEWTRDAVYYHYYEYPGIHMVKRHYAIITQEYKLAHFYYDVDEWELYDRKKDPQEMTNVIDDPAYADIVVKLKQQLKDMRKFYGDSSELDQEVLRKYLEAKNNPDIETVPLH, encoded by the coding sequence ATGAAAAATCTAACTATTTTAAAATTGTTAACTGTTTTCTTTTTAATAAGCATGGTGTCTTGTAAATCGAAAGAAAACAAGGAGGTTGCTGTTGTTAAAAAAGAATTGCCTGCAAAGCGACCAAACATTATTTTTATGATGTCCGATGATCATGCGTATCAAGCTATTAGTGCGTATAGTAATCATTTAATTGAAACTCCAAATATAGATCGCATTGCGGATGAAGGTATTAAGTTTACAAACGCCTGTGTATCTAATTCCATTTGTGCACCGTCAAGAGCAACTATTTTAACTGGTAAACACTGCCATATTCATGGTAAAGTAGATAACGTATTTCCTTTCGATGAATCGCAAGTTACCTTTCCGCAGTTAATGCAACAAGCTGGGTATAAAACAGCCATGTTTGGGAAATTACACTTCGGTAACAATCCAAAAGGTGTTGATGAATTCAAAATTTTACCAGGTCAAGGTCGCTATTACAATCCTATTTTTGATACCAATGACGGACAAATTACGGTTGAAGGTTATGTAACCGATATTATTATGGATATGACCTTAGATTGGTTAGAAGAAAATAAGAATGATGAACAGCCATTTATGTTATTCTCAATGCAAAAAGCACCTCATAGAGAGTGGTTACCAGCGCCTCGCCATTTTAAAGAATACACCAAGAAAACCTTTGTAGAGCCAGAAACTTTATTTGATAATTACGAAGGACGCGGAACCGCAGCTAAAACGGCAGAAATGAATTTATTAACTCACATGAACTGGGCTGGAGATTCTAAGTTATATCCTGAAATGATGGCAGAATTAGGCATTAAAGATAAATCTGGATGGGATTTAGAAGCTTTTGAACGTGAAGTTGGTGCTATGAATGCTGAGCAAAGAGCCGTTTGGGATTCGGTTTACAGACCAATGATGGAAGACTTTAAAAAGCAATACCCAAAAATGAACGACACCGAATTAATGAAATGGCGCTACCAAAGATACATGCAAGATTACTTAGGATGTATTGCTGCTGTTGATGAAAATGTTGGACGTTTGTTAGATTATTTAGAAGATACCGGATTGGATGAAAATACCATTATTATTTATACCTCCGATCAAGGGTTTTATTTAGGAGAACACGGTTGGTTCGATAAACGTTTTGTTTACGATGAATCTTTTAAAACACCGCTTTTAATTAAATGGCCAAATGTAATTACACCTGGAACTACAAATACCGAAATGGTTCAGAATTTAGATTTTGCTCAAACTATTTTAGAAGCAGCACACATTGTTCCGCCTTCTGATATGCAAGGTGAAAGTCTAATTCCTTTGTTATTAGGAAACGACGAAGAATGGACTAGAGATGCCGTGTATTACCATTATTACGAATACCCAGGAATTCACATGGTAAAAAGGCATTATGCTATTATTACTCAAGAATATAAATTGGCGCATTTTTATTACGATGTAGATGAATGGGAATTATACGATCGTAAAAAAGATCCTCAAGAAATGACTAATGTTATAGATGATCCTGCCTATGCAGATATAGTTGTGAAGTTAAAACAACAACTTAAAGATATGCGTAAGTTTTATGGAGATAGTTCGGAGCTAGATCAAGAAGTGCTTAGAAAATACCTTGAAGCCAAAAACAACCCAGATATTGAAACTGTTCCGCTTCATTAA
- a CDS encoding glycoside hydrolase family 30 protein, giving the protein MKKLTPLLFCLLSMITVWSQNNVEVHAIKLSGEIPNGEIIVNKSVGKDVETPINRKNKIKLYPNVEFQTLEGFGGAFNEIGGEALMSLPSELQDQVIANLFSLDQGAELVFNRTAVGASDFGIDAYSYAEKADDYKMKHFSIEREETTVIPYLQKAFKANPDLKLFASPWSPPAWMKYSGLMDRGEEFPEKNQLKDEPKIYKAYALYFSKYIQAYVKKGITVDRLIIQNENDANTKYPSNDMSVAQMNKLVKSYLRPQFEKDNIDTEIWAGTFRTYGRLDAIEIAANEDYRNLYDGIGIQYTGGIYIQQTKDVYPEVNLMHTEGNCDDGKNNWGQASNRLREIANYINRGVPNYCYWNMILNETTESGWDWKQNSLINIDRNTKQVTYNPDYAVIGFMSQYLVPGAKRIANFSRADLISIKYEGKIYVLIQNTKDEAQAYECQIENGEGIKVEIPSNSLAVVILNV; this is encoded by the coding sequence ATGAAAAAGTTAACGCCGCTACTTTTCTGTCTTTTATCTATGATAACTGTATGGTCTCAAAATAATGTAGAAGTGCATGCTATTAAATTATCAGGAGAAATACCGAATGGAGAAATTATTGTAAATAAATCCGTAGGAAAAGATGTGGAAACGCCTATTAACCGAAAGAATAAAATAAAATTATATCCAAACGTTGAGTTTCAAACGCTTGAAGGTTTTGGTGGTGCTTTTAATGAAATTGGAGGAGAAGCCTTAATGTCATTACCATCGGAATTACAAGATCAAGTTATAGCGAACCTTTTTAGCTTAGATCAAGGGGCGGAACTTGTGTTTAATAGAACTGCTGTTGGTGCTAGCGATTTTGGAATTGATGCGTATAGTTATGCTGAAAAAGCAGACGATTATAAGATGAAGCATTTTTCAATAGAAAGAGAGGAAACTACGGTTATTCCTTATCTTCAAAAAGCATTTAAAGCAAATCCAGACTTAAAATTATTTGCTTCACCCTGGAGTCCACCAGCATGGATGAAATATTCTGGTTTAATGGATAGAGGTGAAGAGTTTCCTGAGAAGAACCAACTAAAAGATGAACCTAAAATCTATAAAGCTTATGCGTTGTACTTTTCTAAATACATTCAAGCTTACGTGAAAAAAGGCATTACTGTGGATAGGTTAATTATTCAAAATGAAAATGATGCCAATACTAAATATCCGTCTAATGATATGTCGGTGGCTCAAATGAATAAATTAGTAAAATCTTATTTACGTCCACAGTTTGAAAAAGATAATATCGACACTGAAATTTGGGCAGGAACTTTTAGAACCTACGGGCGTTTAGATGCCATTGAAATTGCAGCTAACGAGGACTATAGGAACTTGTATGATGGTATAGGAATTCAATATACTGGCGGAATTTATATTCAACAAACCAAAGATGTTTATCCAGAAGTAAACTTAATGCACACAGAAGGAAACTGCGATGATGGAAAAAATAATTGGGGACAAGCATCAAACAGATTAAGAGAGATTGCTAACTATATTAATAGAGGTGTACCAAATTATTGTTATTGGAACATGATTTTAAATGAAACTACCGAAAGTGGTTGGGATTGGAAACAAAATTCACTTATTAATATAGACCGAAATACAAAACAAGTAACATATAATCCAGATTATGCGGTTATTGGGTTTATGAGTCAGTATTTGGTTCCAGGAGCTAAACGAATTGCTAACTTTTCTAGAGCCGATTTAATTTCAATAAAGTACGAAGGAAAAATTTATGTACTTATTCAAAACACTAAAGATGAAGCACAGGCTTACGAGTGTCAAATAGAAAATGGAGAAGGTATAAAAGTTGAAATTCCAAGTAATTCATTAGCCGTTGTTATTTTAAATGTCTAA
- a CDS encoding right-handed parallel beta-helix repeat-containing protein, protein MKQPKLLPKYLFGLIILFSLCFITACDSGEEKDDKVIENEEEVIEEEVVLNYDDDILAISTIDELRKAVQLSGKTINMKAGEYVVSGTMPEDPKTIFHFSGSNNVFNFEGVTIIIPTSVLRNMGPGNTHEFATYRIDGSNLVFNGGDFENTGEERPYKSLAEFEVHGNDISFLGCNFIIKGSAPYGYGDLYGKGSDHYVGLYKHSAMSILGDDVLVDGCDFKVFSFGHGIHIHGSQNTIIRNVTMEGARRLTDEIYEETSGPAYDYGFKIYFPELERGLPIRKGEMISLTEDGIRAYLDGDDVNGVNRRTGDITVENCFVDKMRGGITLSIGSGASNVSNNTVVNCEHAYSFPSNAVVKNCKGNTAFGPLLMLPYDHKKNSDIELELIDSEVTMGNHPFAQITGSGHQVKFTYNGTKPNENLRPIWIGVAEDWGDNDERTEEDLKNTYSATSIELNNETNNPVLLGEYSKTSIITSVGEVVDEGESNIIN, encoded by the coding sequence ATGAAACAACCAAAATTATTACCTAAATACCTTTTCGGTTTAATTATTTTATTTTCCTTATGTTTTATTACAGCTTGTGATAGTGGAGAGGAAAAAGATGATAAAGTTATTGAAAATGAGGAAGAAGTTATAGAGGAGGAAGTTGTACTTAATTATGACGATGATATACTTGCCATTTCTACAATTGACGAATTAAGAAAAGCGGTTCAATTATCTGGTAAAACCATTAATATGAAAGCCGGGGAATATGTTGTATCTGGGACCATGCCTGAAGACCCGAAAACTATTTTTCATTTTAGTGGATCTAATAACGTATTTAATTTTGAAGGAGTAACTATTATAATCCCAACCAGTGTTTTACGAAATATGGGGCCTGGAAATACGCATGAGTTTGCTACGTATCGAATAGACGGTAGCAATCTTGTTTTTAATGGAGGGGATTTTGAAAATACAGGAGAGGAACGTCCTTATAAAAGCCTTGCAGAATTTGAGGTACACGGTAATGATATTTCATTTCTTGGTTGTAATTTTATTATAAAAGGGTCGGCGCCTTATGGCTATGGTGATTTGTATGGTAAAGGTTCAGATCATTATGTAGGGCTGTATAAACATTCCGCAATGTCTATTTTAGGTGATGATGTTTTGGTAGATGGATGCGATTTTAAAGTGTTTTCTTTTGGACACGGAATTCATATTCATGGATCGCAAAACACCATAATACGTAACGTTACTATGGAAGGAGCTAGACGACTTACAGACGAAATTTATGAAGAAACTTCTGGTCCTGCTTATGATTATGGTTTTAAAATATATTTCCCAGAATTGGAAAGAGGTTTGCCTATTCGAAAAGGAGAGATGATTAGTTTAACAGAAGATGGAATAAGAGCTTATTTAGATGGTGATGATGTTAATGGTGTTAATCGTAGAACAGGAGATATTACAGTCGAAAATTGTTTTGTAGATAAAATGCGTGGTGGAATTACCTTATCTATTGGTTCTGGAGCTTCTAATGTATCAAACAATACAGTAGTAAATTGCGAACATGCTTATAGCTTTCCTTCCAATGCTGTTGTTAAAAACTGTAAAGGTAATACAGCCTTTGGTCCGTTATTGATGTTACCTTATGATCATAAGAAAAATTCTGATATTGAATTGGAATTGATAGATTCTGAAGTTACTATGGGCAATCATCCTTTTGCACAAATTACGGGAAGTGGACATCAGGTTAAATTCACTTATAATGGAACAAAACCAAATGAAAACTTACGCCCTATTTGGATTGGAGTTGCAGAAGATTGGGGAGATAATGACGAACGTACTGAGGAAGATTTGAAAAACACTTATAGTGCTACCAGTATTGAATTGAATAACGAGACTAATAATCCAGTACTATTAGGGGAATATTCAAAAACAAGTATTATTACAAGTGTGGGTGAGGTTGTAGATGAAGGGGAATCTAATATTATAAATTAA